The following coding sequences are from one Ornithorhynchus anatinus isolate Pmale09 chromosome 18, mOrnAna1.pri.v4, whole genome shotgun sequence window:
- the PCSK9 gene encoding proprotein convertase subtilisin/kexin type 9, whose translation ALALGLGLCGPGARAQADEDGELEALVLALPGQEEPEPGGRPTHAAPFQRCAQDAWRLPGTYVVVLSEGTRPSLTERTIRRLQARAARHGYLTKILHVFEHIFPGFLVKMSGDVLDLALRLPHVHVIEEDSLVFAQSGPWNLARIAPVPGPDAMPPGRGSQVDVQLLDTSIQSGHRELDGRAFVTDFQHVPDEDGTRFHRQASKCEGHGTHTAGVVSGRDAGVAPGSRVHSLRVLNCQGRGTVSGVLSGLEFIQKGRLVGSPPPAPVVLLPLAGGFSPTLNAACRRLVRSGAVLIAAAGNHWDDACNYSPASEPEVITVGATNAQDQPVTMGTLGTNFGRCVDVFAPGDGIVAASSDCSSCFTAQSGTSQAAAHVAGIVAVMLDADPDLTPSEVRQRILHFAARDVLDEARFPEGQRLPTPNLVARLPPGPGAGARRLFCRTVWSGPSGPTRAAVAVARCGPGEEMFGCSSFSVGGKRRGDHMEVAEDGTECVAHNTFGGGGVYAVGRCCLGPRATCHIRPGVPVQHGDENHALCPEAQGFVLTGCSSRSAAEGSAVPARPVWRPTAGPSGCAGPNGAEIRASCCHAPGLECRVKEHTAAGPQVTVACEDGWTLTGCSIYSGGSPTLGAYAVGDACVARSRGEGGTVGAVAICCRSREAAGRGEQDEGQ comes from the exons gcgctggcgctggggctggggctgtgcgggccgggggcccgggcgcAGGCCGACGAGGACGGGGAGCTGGAGGCGCTGGTCCTGGCGCTGCCCGGCCAGGAGGAGCCGGAGCCCGGGGGGCGGCCCACCCACGCCGCCCCCTTCCAGCGCTGCGCCCAG GATGCGTGGAGGCTGCCCGGCACCTACGTCGTGGTGCTGAGCGAGGGGACGCGGCCGTCTCTGACGGAGAGAACCATCCGGCGGCTGCAGGCCCGAGCTGCCAGGCACGGCTACCTCACCAAGATCCTGCACGTCTTCGAGCACATCTTCCCCGGCTTCCTGGTCAAGATGAGCGGCGACGTGCTCGACCTG GCCCTGCGGCTGCCCCACGTCCACGTCATCGAGGAGGATTCTCTGGTGTTCGCCCAGAGCGGACCCTGGAACCTCGCCAGGAtcgccccggtccccggcccggacGCCATGCCCCCCG GCCGCGGCAGCCAGGTGGACGTGCAGCTGCTGGACACCAGCATCCAGAGCGGCCACAGGGAGCTGGACGGCAGAGCCTTTGTCACTGACTTCCAGCACGTTCCGGACGAAGACGGGACTCGCTTCCATCGGCAG GCCAGCAAGTGCGAAGGCCACGGGACCCATACGGCCGGCGTGGTCAGCGGCAGGGACGCCGGCGTCGCCCCGGGAAGCCGGGTCCACAGCCTCCGCGTGCTCAACTGTCAGGGCCGGGGGACGGTCAGCGGCGTCCTGTCCG GGTTGGAATTCATCCAGAAGGGGCGGCTCGTGGGGTCACCGCCGCCAGCGCCGGTGGTGTTGCTGCCGCTGGCTGGGGGCTTCAGCCCAACACTGAACGCCGCCTGCCGCCGCCTGGTGCGCTCCGGGGCCGTGCTGATCGCCGCGGCCGGAAACCACTGGGACGACGCCTGCAACTATTCCCCTGCCTCTGAGCCCGAG GTCATCACCGTCGGGGCCACGAACGCGCAGGACCAGCCGGTCACCATGGGGACGCTGGGCACCAACTTCGGCCGCTGCGTGGACGTGTTTGCCCCCGGCGATGGCATCGTGGCAGCTTCCAGCGACTGCAGCTCCTGCTTTACCGCGCAGAGCGGGACATCGCAGGCCGCTGCCCACGTGGCCG GGATCGTGGCCGTCATGCTGGACGCCGACCCCGACCTGACCCCGTCCGAAGTCCGGCAGCGAATTCTCCACTTTGCCGCCAGGGACGTCCTGGACGAGGCCCGGTTCCCCGAGGGGCAGAGGCTGCCGACGCCCAACCTGGTGGCCAGATTGCCGCCCGGGCCCGGAGCGG GGGCGCGGCGGCTGTTCTGCCGGACCGTGTGGTCGGGGCCGTCGGGGCCGACGAGGGCGGCGGTGGCCGTGGCGCGCTGCGGGCCTGGCGAGGAGATGTTCGGCTGTTCCAGCTTCTCCGTCGGCGGCAAGAGGCGAGGGGACCACATGGAG GTGGCTGAGGACGGGACGGAGTGCGTGGCCCACAACACGTTCGGCGGCGGTGGCGTCTACGCCGTGGGCCGCTGCTGCCTGGGTCCCCGGGCCACCTGCCACATCCGGCCCGGCGTCCCCGTCCAACATGGGGATGAGAACCACGCCCTCTGCCCCGAGGCCCAAGGCTTCGTGCTCACAG GGTGCAGCTCCCGCAGTGCggccgaggggtcggcggtgccCGCCCGGCCGGTGTGGAGGCCCACGGCCGGGCCCAGCGGCTGCGCGGGGCCCAACGGGGCCGAAATCCGGGCCTCCTGCTGCCACGCCCCGGGCCTGGAGTGCCGGGTCAAGGAGCACACGGCCGCCGGCCCGCAG GTGACCGTGGCCTGCGAGGACGGCTGGACGCTGACGGGCTGCAGCATCTACTCGGGCGGGTCGCCCACGCTGGGCGCCTACGCGGTGGGCGACGCGTGCGTGGCGAGGAGCCGAGGCGAGGGGGGCACGGTGGGTGCCGTGGCCATCTGCTGCAGGAGCCGGGaggcggccgggcggggggagcAGGACGAGGGGCAGTGA
- the BSND gene encoding barttin isoform X2: MAEDASFRPGLIVLGAFLVAVGMFIMSTDRPQVYITFCAVGVGLVAVGVVWSLCRCYPKVTFVPADSDFEALLAQKLPRPPETRPQQPYAWLEEEARPAPPPIIFHHLQLEPQGSGGHWGGRGADRPDPCEPGDSGAQRSVQASVEVHQGPDGSRRWSQGPAEDCWAAPTHARAPLASFLDDEDVFSSLESRCSHAGLPPPRQPTPDLYGGFALIDAKEEVLVSPAPLPGPGPAGDPAATQEGGPEEVGSGEKEEGEDREEDGDLFYGLRDGDVLVDGDSDLELDV, translated from the exons ATGGCGGAGGACGCGTCTTTCCGCCCGGGCCTCATTGTGCTGGGCGCGTTCCTGGTGGCCGTGGGCATGTTCATCATGAGCACGGACCGCCCGCAGGTCTACATCACCTTCTGCGCCGTGGGGGTCGGCCTGGTGGCCGTGGGGGTCGTCTGGAGCCTGTGCCGTTGCTACCCCAAG GTGACGTTTGTGCCCGCTGACTCCGACTTTGAGGCGTTGCTGGCGCAGAAGCTCCCGAGGCCCCCAGAGACCAG GCCCCAGCAGCCCTATGCCTggctggaggaggaagccaggccAGCCCCTCCTCCCATCATCTTCCACCACCTCCAGCTGGAGCCTCAGGGCTCCGGAGGGCACTGGGGGGGCCGAGGGGCTGACCGGCCGGACCCGTGTGAGCCGGGGGACAGCGGTGCCCAGAGATCCGTACAGGCTAGCGTGGAAGTCCACCAGGGCCCGGATGGCAGCAGGAGATGGAGCCAAGGCCCGGCAGAGGACTG CTGGGCAGCCCCCACCCACGCTCGGGCCCCTCTGGCCTCCTTCCTGGACGATGAGGATGTCTTCTCTTCGCTGGAATCCCGCTGTAGCCACGCCGGCCTGCCACCCCCCAGGCAGCCCACCCCTGACCTCTACGGAGGCTTTGCCCTTATCGACGCGAAGGAGGAGGTCCTTGtgtcccccgccccgctccctggGCCGGGCCCAGCGGGGGATCCAGCGGCCACCCAGGAGGGGGGACCcgaggaggtggggagtggggagaaggaggaaggggaagacagggaggaggacggggatttGTTTTAcgggctgagggatggggacgTCCTGGTGGACGGGGACTCAGATTTGGAACTGGACGTTTAG
- the BSND gene encoding barttin isoform X1 — translation MAEDASFRPGLIVLGAFLVAVGMFIMSTDRPQVYITFCAVGVGLVAVGVVWSLCRCYPKVTFVPADSDFEALLAQKLPRPPETRFVEKKPQQPYAWLEEEARPAPPPIIFHHLQLEPQGSGGHWGGRGADRPDPCEPGDSGAQRSVQASVEVHQGPDGSRRWSQGPAEDCWAAPTHARAPLASFLDDEDVFSSLESRCSHAGLPPPRQPTPDLYGGFALIDAKEEVLVSPAPLPGPGPAGDPAATQEGGPEEVGSGEKEEGEDREEDGDLFYGLRDGDVLVDGDSDLELDV, via the exons ATGGCGGAGGACGCGTCTTTCCGCCCGGGCCTCATTGTGCTGGGCGCGTTCCTGGTGGCCGTGGGCATGTTCATCATGAGCACGGACCGCCCGCAGGTCTACATCACCTTCTGCGCCGTGGGGGTCGGCCTGGTGGCCGTGGGGGTCGTCTGGAGCCTGTGCCGTTGCTACCCCAAG GTGACGTTTGTGCCCGCTGACTCCGACTTTGAGGCGTTGCTGGCGCAGAAGCTCCCGAGGCCCCCAGAGACCAGGTTCGTGGAGAAAAA GCCCCAGCAGCCCTATGCCTggctggaggaggaagccaggccAGCCCCTCCTCCCATCATCTTCCACCACCTCCAGCTGGAGCCTCAGGGCTCCGGAGGGCACTGGGGGGGCCGAGGGGCTGACCGGCCGGACCCGTGTGAGCCGGGGGACAGCGGTGCCCAGAGATCCGTACAGGCTAGCGTGGAAGTCCACCAGGGCCCGGATGGCAGCAGGAGATGGAGCCAAGGCCCGGCAGAGGACTG CTGGGCAGCCCCCACCCACGCTCGGGCCCCTCTGGCCTCCTTCCTGGACGATGAGGATGTCTTCTCTTCGCTGGAATCCCGCTGTAGCCACGCCGGCCTGCCACCCCCCAGGCAGCCCACCCCTGACCTCTACGGAGGCTTTGCCCTTATCGACGCGAAGGAGGAGGTCCTTGtgtcccccgccccgctccctggGCCGGGCCCAGCGGGGGATCCAGCGGCCACCCAGGAGGGGGGACCcgaggaggtggggagtggggagaaggaggaaggggaagacagggaggaggacggggatttGTTTTAcgggctgagggatggggacgTCCTGGTGGACGGGGACTCAGATTTGGAACTGGACGTTTAG